In the Streptomyces sp. BHT-5-2 genome, one interval contains:
- a CDS encoding alkaline phosphatase family protein: MAPDLITPTPEPEFGDSPETATGATRRRFLQGAGVAAGTLVIGGTAGTGDAYAAPEPGQVPPRGYRRNMSDLKHVVILMQENRSFDHYFGTFPGVRGFNDKQALRFQDGTTVFQQKDGSGNIVTPQIDDGAWGNDHGAWGDVDHRKWDRWVQHNGASCMNHHSDAYMGFYRSLAAQYTIADQNFCSEFGPTDPNRKYLWSGTANTETGNTDESNYSRPWITVAEQLQQVGIDWRLYSDNSGNGRQGYLSSWVGDYGDNELKYFKGFDPEGLSADDPKLRPGTGLIWRGNATYYSGMTSPNDDSDDNLDAVLKSFHDACRPDAEHPLPAVSWIVAPYGWSEHPDADSLHGERYVKKVLDILQSNPDIWNHTLFILNYDENDGKFDHVLPPWPEPGTSREYAGDYPLGFGPRVPMLLVSPWTRGGYVVSEVFDHTSTIKFLETWATHLGKPFRCPNISDWRRSIAGDLTSALDFAHPQPGPAALPDPLAERSVPIAADHMKARPLSFHPHATISEDSASGTVTARMTLTGGPTGKAMSFQVFPDKYRAFSNTPFTVTVRKPREYTWDTKATEGKYAFSIYSNDGFVRSFAGQVAPAGKRDAGLARVEVDLLMGEGTKREAQVKLTLHNDGTKPMDYSLTAKDYLGGTQKVTVAHGERKVVMWPTQEGYYDVIVTVGTDITWTQRYAGRIATAEKD; encoded by the coding sequence CGCAACATGTCCGACCTGAAGCACGTCGTGATCCTGATGCAGGAGAACAGGTCCTTCGACCACTACTTCGGCACCTTCCCCGGCGTGCGCGGCTTCAACGACAAGCAGGCGCTGCGGTTCCAGGACGGCACCACTGTCTTCCAACAGAAGGACGGCAGCGGCAACATCGTCACCCCGCAGATCGACGACGGAGCCTGGGGCAACGACCACGGAGCCTGGGGCGACGTCGACCATCGCAAGTGGGACCGGTGGGTGCAGCACAACGGCGCGAGCTGCATGAACCACCACAGCGACGCCTACATGGGCTTCTACCGTTCGCTCGCCGCCCAGTACACCATCGCCGACCAGAACTTCTGCTCCGAGTTCGGGCCGACCGACCCCAACCGCAAGTACCTGTGGAGCGGTACGGCCAACACCGAGACGGGCAACACCGACGAGTCCAACTACTCCCGCCCCTGGATCACGGTGGCCGAGCAGCTCCAGCAGGTCGGCATCGACTGGCGGCTCTACTCCGACAACAGCGGCAACGGGCGACAGGGTTACCTCAGCAGCTGGGTCGGCGACTACGGCGACAACGAGCTGAAGTACTTCAAAGGGTTCGACCCGGAGGGGCTGAGCGCCGACGACCCGAAGCTGCGCCCCGGCACCGGGCTGATCTGGCGCGGCAACGCCACGTACTACTCCGGCATGACCTCGCCGAACGACGACTCCGACGACAACCTCGACGCCGTTCTCAAGAGCTTTCATGACGCCTGCCGGCCGGACGCGGAACACCCGCTGCCGGCAGTCTCCTGGATCGTGGCGCCGTACGGCTGGTCCGAGCACCCGGACGCGGACAGCCTGCACGGCGAGCGCTACGTCAAGAAGGTGCTCGACATCCTCCAGAGCAACCCCGACATCTGGAACCACACCCTCTTCATCCTCAACTACGACGAGAACGACGGGAAGTTCGACCACGTGCTGCCGCCGTGGCCTGAGCCGGGCACGTCGCGCGAGTACGCCGGCGACTACCCACTCGGCTTTGGCCCCCGGGTGCCGATGCTGCTGGTGTCTCCGTGGACCCGCGGCGGGTACGTGGTCTCGGAAGTCTTCGACCACACTTCGACGATCAAGTTCCTCGAGACCTGGGCGACCCACCTCGGCAAGCCGTTCCGTTGCCCCAACATCAGCGACTGGCGGCGCTCGATCGCGGGCGACCTGACCAGTGCCCTCGACTTCGCCCACCCGCAACCGGGGCCCGCCGCCTTGCCGGACCCACTCGCCGAGCGGTCGGTGCCGATCGCGGCCGACCACATGAAAGCGCGCCCGCTGAGCTTCCATCCGCACGCGACGATCTCGGAGGACAGCGCGTCGGGCACGGTCACCGCCAGGATGACCCTGACCGGCGGCCCGACGGGCAAGGCCATGAGCTTCCAGGTCTTCCCCGACAAGTACCGGGCGTTCTCCAACACGCCGTTCACCGTCACCGTGCGCAAGCCGCGTGAGTACACCTGGGACACCAAGGCCACCGAGGGCAAGTACGCGTTCTCGATCTACTCCAACGACGGCTTTGTGCGGTCTTTCGCCGGCCAGGTCGCGCCCGCCGGAAAGAGGGACGCCGGCCTTGCACGCGTCGAGGTCGACCTGCTGATGGGCGAGGGCACCAAGCGCGAGGCTCAGGTGAAGCTCACGCTGCACAACGACGGCACCAAGCCGATGGACTACAGCCTTACCGCCAAGGACTACCTCGGCGGTACGCAGAAGGTCACGGTGGCCCACGGCGAGAGGAAGGTCGTCATGTGGCCGACCCAGGAGGGCTACTACGACGTGATCGTCACCGTCGGCACCGACATCACTTGGACGCAGCGCTACGCCGGCCGGATCGCCACTGCCGAGAAGGACTGA
- a CDS encoding helix-turn-helix transcriptional regulator → MDRSAEVLDETAAVFGLLGSPPRLRIVWTLLHGESDVTGLAERAGGTLALPTVSQHLSRLKRGGLVRSRREGRRIVYFVDDPDVVAVVRLLVAQLSARSAVASRTKPHRFRA, encoded by the coding sequence GTGGACCGGTCCGCCGAGGTACTGGACGAAACCGCCGCCGTGTTCGGATTGCTCGGCTCACCGCCGCGCCTGCGCATCGTCTGGACACTGCTCCACGGAGAAAGCGATGTGACGGGCCTCGCGGAGCGGGCCGGCGGCACCCTTGCACTGCCCACGGTGAGCCAACATCTGTCGAGGCTGAAGCGTGGCGGTCTGGTGCGCTCCCGGCGGGAGGGCAGACGGATCGTGTACTTCGTGGACGACCCCGACGTTGTCGCGGTGGTACGACTCCTGGTCGCTCAACTCTCCGCCCGCTCCGCAGTGGCGTCACGGACGAAGCCCCACCGTTTCCGCGCCTGA
- a CDS encoding TetR/AcrR family transcriptional regulator: protein MNPTPVEPSAPRPPRRRVHTRARILSAAGELFLSAGYARTSIEDICAAAGYTRGAFYSNFATKEDLLLALFDDQAAERITELEQLAAAAEQLGAEERAQRLVEALLRVEAAETGWILLFLEFRLLAARTSELAERVAAHDRTVTAALAALLERVLPELVPPGAAAEQAAEVILAAREGLLARTAAGGPAAEGLLNATTAVLTGLLG, encoded by the coding sequence GTGAATCCCACTCCGGTCGAACCCTCCGCGCCCCGGCCCCCGCGGCGCCGCGTCCACACCAGAGCCCGCATCCTGTCCGCGGCGGGCGAACTGTTCCTGTCCGCGGGATACGCGCGGACGAGCATCGAGGACATCTGCGCCGCGGCCGGCTACACCCGCGGGGCCTTCTACTCCAACTTCGCCACCAAGGAGGACCTGCTGCTGGCCCTCTTCGACGACCAGGCGGCCGAGCGGATCACCGAGCTGGAGCAACTGGCCGCCGCAGCAGAACAGTTGGGGGCCGAGGAGCGGGCGCAACGCCTGGTCGAGGCGCTGCTGCGGGTCGAGGCCGCCGAAACCGGATGGATCCTGCTCTTCCTGGAGTTCCGCCTGCTGGCCGCCCGCACCTCCGAGCTCGCCGAGCGGGTCGCCGCACACGACCGTACGGTGACGGCGGCACTGGCGGCCCTGCTGGAGCGGGTCCTGCCCGAGTTGGTACCGCCGGGTGCCGCCGCCGAGCAGGCAGCCGAAGTGATCCTGGCCGCACGCGAGGGCCTGCTCGCCCGTACCGCCGCGGGCGGCCCGGCAGCCGAGGGCCTGCTGAACGCGACGACGGCGGTGCTGACCGGGCTGCTGGGATGA
- a CDS encoding class F sortase, with protein sequence MTTPPDFRLRRTAIGAALALALAGGLTACGSGDTPGPDVNINNAATTPAKNTAPPMAPSKPKRLQIPAAGVNAGPFVPLEVGGDGELGVPPVDKAEQPGWWTKSPTPGEKGASIIVAHYDTKNGPALMRNVKNIKVGDEIKVLREDGSTATFKIRERQQVKKDAFPTQKVYGDTDRPELRLLTCGGEIVDGHRSANIIFYADLVK encoded by the coding sequence GTGACCACTCCTCCTGATTTCCGCCTCCGCCGCACCGCGATCGGTGCCGCGCTCGCTCTCGCCCTCGCCGGCGGATTGACGGCGTGTGGCAGCGGTGACACCCCCGGCCCCGACGTCAACATCAACAACGCCGCGACGACCCCGGCCAAGAACACCGCCCCGCCCATGGCGCCGTCCAAGCCCAAGCGCCTGCAGATCCCCGCCGCGGGCGTGAACGCGGGCCCGTTCGTCCCGCTGGAGGTGGGCGGTGACGGAGAGTTGGGCGTCCCGCCGGTGGACAAGGCCGAACAGCCCGGCTGGTGGACCAAGAGCCCGACCCCGGGCGAGAAGGGCGCCTCGATCATCGTTGCCCACTACGACACCAAGAACGGCCCGGCCCTGATGCGCAACGTCAAGAACATCAAGGTCGGCGACGAGATCAAGGTGCTGCGCGAGGACGGCTCCACCGCAACCTTCAAGATCCGCGAACGTCAGCAGGTCAAGAAGGACGCCTTCCCCACCCAGAAGGTCTACGGCGACACCGACCGCCCGGAGCTGCGCCTGCTCACCTGCGGCGGCGAGATCGTCGACGGCCACCGCTCAGCCAACATCATCTTCTACGCCGACCTCGTGAAGTGA
- a CDS encoding AraC family transcriptional regulator: MHYLPAVGSAYGIEVLSFAALHSMDVQRHRTRPQRPDFHVLAIVESGTGTHEADFHNHRLGQGSAVWIRPGMVHRWSDIDACDGPLVLFRPGFLPGFTVAAATTPVCWHLEDQCLALALLAADHLDREHHTAAHTPRLASPELLSHLLAALILRTLPNTPAPTGATGSAGRRTEVFRAYRAAVEEHFTDWHHVTDYAQALGYDVRTLTRAARAATGTGAKALLDQRILLEAKRLLAHTDLPVSSCARRLGFRDVGNFTTFFRRQADMPPTTWRSAHRTAGRHSA, translated from the coding sequence GTGCACTACCTCCCTGCCGTCGGATCCGCGTACGGGATCGAGGTCCTCTCGTTCGCCGCGCTGCATTCGATGGACGTCCAGCGCCACCGCACCCGGCCGCAGCGCCCCGACTTCCACGTGCTCGCCATCGTCGAATCCGGAACCGGCACCCACGAAGCGGACTTCCACAACCACCGGCTCGGACAAGGCAGCGCCGTGTGGATCCGGCCCGGCATGGTGCACCGCTGGAGCGATATCGACGCCTGCGACGGTCCCCTGGTCCTGTTCCGCCCCGGCTTTCTCCCCGGCTTCACGGTCGCAGCGGCCACCACGCCGGTGTGCTGGCACCTTGAGGATCAGTGCCTGGCCCTCGCCCTGCTCGCAGCCGATCACCTCGACCGAGAGCACCACACGGCCGCGCACACACCACGTCTGGCTTCCCCCGAACTGCTCTCCCACCTGCTGGCGGCACTGATCCTGCGCACACTCCCCAACACGCCGGCTCCCACCGGCGCGACAGGATCCGCCGGCCGGCGCACCGAGGTGTTCCGCGCCTATCGGGCCGCTGTCGAAGAGCACTTCACCGACTGGCACCACGTGACCGACTACGCACAGGCACTGGGCTACGACGTGCGCACCCTCACCCGGGCCGCCCGTGCCGCCACCGGCACGGGCGCCAAGGCCCTCCTCGACCAGCGCATCCTGCTGGAAGCCAAAAGACTGCTCGCGCACACCGACCTGCCGGTCAGCAGCTGCGCCCGGCGCCTGGGCTTCCGCGACGTCGGCAACTTCACCACGTTCTTCCGACGCCAGGCCGACATGCCCCCCACCACCTGGCGTTCCGCACACCGCACAGCCGGCCGACACAGCGCCTGA
- a CDS encoding amidohydrolase family protein codes for MSRLLITDAHLLHPETGIRTDPSWMEVADGRIAATGTGRPPGAGPDVQVLDAAGATVLPGLIDAHVHLLITSLNLSAIASWTPGYLTVRALAEAERMLRRGFTTVRDVGGADHGMAQALAEGLALGPRLVHGGKALSQTGGHGDLRPLGDDSVPCCEGRPNFARIADGVDAVRAAARDEFRKGAAHLKVLLSGGVASPHDEIAAVQYSEEEIRAAVQEAENHNRYVTAHAYHPRAIDRALRAGVRCVEHGNLIDDATVALLVERDAFLVPTLIAYEETAKLSRQSGLPESSYRKLTEVRDQGLAALEKAHRAGVNLVYGSDLLGPLHPAQLAEFTLRAEVQPAADVIRSATSTAARLLRMEGDIGTLAPGAHADLLVVDGDPLADLTVLTRPERHLRHVIKAGAVVD; via the coding sequence ATGAGCCGACTGCTGATCACCGACGCCCACCTGCTCCATCCCGAGACCGGCATCCGTACCGACCCGTCCTGGATGGAGGTCGCCGACGGCCGGATAGCCGCCACCGGCACCGGCCGCCCGCCCGGCGCCGGCCCGGACGTGCAGGTGCTCGACGCGGCCGGCGCCACCGTGCTGCCCGGTCTGATCGACGCCCACGTCCATCTGTTGATCACCTCCCTCAACCTGTCCGCCATCGCCTCCTGGACCCCCGGATATCTGACCGTTCGGGCTCTTGCGGAAGCCGAACGGATGCTGCGCCGGGGCTTCACCACCGTCCGCGACGTCGGCGGCGCCGACCACGGCATGGCCCAGGCCCTGGCCGAGGGGCTGGCGCTCGGACCGCGGCTCGTCCACGGTGGGAAGGCGCTCTCCCAGACCGGCGGCCACGGTGACCTGCGCCCGCTCGGGGACGACTCGGTGCCCTGCTGCGAGGGCCGGCCGAACTTCGCCCGGATCGCGGACGGTGTCGACGCCGTCCGCGCGGCAGCCCGGGACGAGTTCCGCAAGGGCGCCGCACACCTGAAGGTGCTGCTCTCCGGCGGGGTGGCCTCACCGCACGACGAGATCGCGGCAGTCCAGTACAGCGAGGAGGAGATACGCGCCGCCGTGCAGGAGGCGGAGAACCACAACCGGTACGTCACCGCGCACGCCTACCATCCGCGCGCCATCGACCGGGCCCTGCGGGCCGGCGTCCGCTGCGTCGAACACGGCAACCTGATCGACGATGCGACCGTCGCCCTTCTGGTGGAGCGGGACGCCTTCCTGGTTCCCACCCTGATCGCCTACGAGGAGACGGCGAAGCTCAGCCGGCAGTCCGGCCTGCCGGAGTCGTCCTACCGCAAGCTCACCGAGGTCCGCGACCAGGGACTGGCCGCGCTGGAGAAGGCCCACCGCGCGGGCGTCAACCTGGTCTACGGCAGCGACCTGCTCGGGCCGCTGCACCCGGCCCAGTTGGCGGAGTTCACGCTGCGCGCCGAGGTCCAGCCCGCGGCGGATGTGATCCGCTCGGCCACCAGCACGGCGGCCCGGCTGCTGCGGATGGAGGGCGACATCGGCACCCTCGCGCCGGGCGCACACGCCGACCTGCTCGTCGTGGACGGCGATCCGCTGGCGGATCTGACCGTCCTCACCCGTCCCGAGCGGCATCTGCGCCACGTGATCAAGGCCGGTGCCGTCGTCGACTGA
- a CDS encoding SDR family NAD(P)-dependent oxidoreductase, giving the protein MLHHKTKPLHPAGRTVVITGASTGLGKHCALQLEQRGFRVFAGARKAEDAEKLRAEASSARRSRGRIVDVSSRLGSIATPIWDKARETGQRILDETPQAIAELCRALFEEFLRMNEERAQKRAQSSNTQPEDFARTVFRALTAARPRTRYCVGNDARTAALLSRLLPDTALDRGLGRLTKAPSEAR; this is encoded by the coding sequence ATGCTGCACCACAAGACCAAGCCCCTGCACCCCGCCGGGCGTACCGTCGTCATCACCGGAGCCTCCACCGGGCTCGGCAAACACTGCGCGCTCCAGCTGGAACAGCGCGGCTTCCGCGTCTTCGCCGGTGCCCGTAAAGCCGAGGATGCCGAGAAGCTGCGGGCCGAAGCGTCCTCCGCGCGCCGGAGCCGCGGCCGTATCGTCGATGTCTCCTCGAGGCTGGGAAGCATCGCCACCCCGATATGGGACAAGGCGCGGGAGACCGGCCAGAGGATACTGGACGAGACTCCCCAGGCCATCGCCGAACTCTGCCGAGCACTCTTCGAGGAATTCCTGCGGATGAACGAAGAACGGGCACAGAAACGGGCACAGAGCAGCAACACGCAGCCGGAGGACTTCGCGCGCACCGTCTTCCGCGCACTGACCGCCGCCCGGCCCCGCACCCGCTACTGCGTCGGCAACGATGCCCGGACCGCCGCACTGCTGTCACGCCTGCTGCCCGACACCGCCCTGGACCGCGGCCTCGGCCGGCTCACCAAGGCGCCCAGCGAAGCCAGGTGA
- a CDS encoding MBL fold metallo-hydrolase, which produces MSTSTAAAHRHDRELDAIWISHLHADHSADLLTAYYAALFADIELAAPIPLYGPPGIADRLAHFLTNTSTRSPVESAFAVHELWDGHQAGVGALTLTSRAVDHGIPAFAVRIEAEGRSLVYSGDTAPCANLTQLADGCDALLCEAESAQAPAEGEWVHHTPEDTGDTASASRAGRLIVTHVGRFLIPHQAVARASARFNGPIDYAAPGTTFSIGQTAPACPAPPEAGEGHLPDGLRDFAP; this is translated from the coding sequence ATGTCCACGTCGACCGCGGCCGCACACCGGCATGACCGAGAGCTGGACGCGATCTGGATCTCGCACCTGCACGCCGATCACAGCGCGGACCTGCTCACCGCCTACTACGCGGCGCTCTTCGCGGACATCGAGCTTGCCGCGCCCATCCCGCTGTACGGGCCACCGGGCATCGCAGACCGGCTGGCCCACTTCCTGACCAACACCTCGACGCGCAGCCCGGTCGAGTCCGCCTTCGCCGTCCACGAGTTGTGGGACGGGCATCAGGCGGGCGTCGGCGCACTCACGTTGACCAGCCGGGCGGTCGATCACGGTATCCCGGCGTTCGCCGTGCGCATCGAGGCCGAGGGCCGATCGCTGGTGTACTCCGGGGACACGGCGCCGTGCGCCAACCTCACACAACTGGCCGACGGATGCGATGCGTTGCTGTGTGAGGCGGAGAGCGCCCAGGCACCGGCCGAGGGCGAGTGGGTACACCACACGCCCGAAGACACCGGCGACACGGCCAGCGCGTCTCGGGCGGGCCGCTTGATCGTCACCCATGTGGGCCGCTTCCTCATCCCGCACCAGGCGGTGGCACGCGCCTCGGCCCGCTTCAACGGTCCCATCGACTATGCCGCGCCCGGTACGACCTTCTCGATTGGCCAGACCGCACCTGCCTGCCCGGCCCCGCCCGAGGCCGGAGAAGGCCACCTTCCGGACGGCCTGCGGGACTTCGCGCCGTAG
- a CDS encoding sensor histidine kinase KdpD, with protein MGVRGRIALAISAMVMSAGAVFGLFAHLAPTLVRDRTDHVREHQLMRVASALHSYRHDGALAAGSRWNDASLPGPLADVARRGRTATYLGGGSTRRLYAAAGISGKVLSIPAAPVEQDPLQTAVDRALVPLSVSVAALLAVVGWFLANGLSRRVRLEAAAAPDIAIGGRAPEPGHGATGREEAAALGRSLRGLTAALVRREQTDRELTAGIAHELRTPVTGVVAASDLLPHPRAVEMVRTGAQRLSALVGELEELSRLDSGTERPRREPLHLAPLVRNAMTGRSRDDGDDGSATVSVTVVDEGRVVETDPDRVDRILAILFDNAVRHGRSPVEITVDGTRVVIRDHGPGLPEELIVDGPRRFRTGAPDRGTGRGLGLAIATGHTALLGARLRLDNAASGGAQVTLEFPEPGDD; from the coding sequence ATGGGGGTGCGCGGCCGGATCGCGCTGGCAATCTCCGCGATGGTGATGTCCGCCGGGGCCGTCTTCGGGCTCTTCGCGCACCTCGCGCCCACCCTGGTGCGCGACAGAACGGACCACGTCCGCGAGCACCAACTCATGCGCGTCGCCTCGGCGCTGCACAGTTACCGCCACGACGGTGCACTGGCCGCCGGCTCACGGTGGAACGACGCCTCCCTGCCCGGTCCGCTCGCCGACGTGGCCCGGCGGGGCCGGACCGCCACCTACCTGGGCGGCGGAAGCACCCGGCGCCTGTACGCGGCCGCCGGTATCAGCGGCAAGGTGCTGTCCATCCCCGCGGCCCCCGTGGAGCAGGACCCGTTGCAGACAGCGGTCGACCGGGCCCTGGTGCCGTTGTCCGTCTCGGTGGCCGCGCTGCTTGCGGTGGTGGGCTGGTTCCTGGCGAACGGCCTGTCACGCCGGGTTCGGCTGGAGGCCGCGGCCGCGCCCGATATCGCGATCGGCGGCCGGGCGCCGGAGCCCGGCCACGGCGCCACGGGCCGGGAGGAGGCCGCCGCGCTGGGCCGGTCGTTGCGCGGGCTGACCGCGGCCCTCGTACGGCGGGAGCAGACCGACCGCGAACTGACCGCCGGGATCGCCCACGAGCTGCGCACCCCGGTGACCGGCGTGGTCGCCGCCTCCGATCTGCTGCCCCATCCACGGGCGGTGGAGATGGTCCGCACCGGGGCGCAGCGGTTGAGTGCGCTGGTCGGGGAGCTGGAGGAACTCTCTCGACTGGACTCGGGCACGGAGCGCCCGCGCCGGGAACCGCTGCACCTGGCCCCACTGGTGCGGAACGCCATGACGGGTCGGTCCCGGGACGACGGCGACGACGGCTCGGCCACCGTCTCCGTCACGGTGGTCGACGAAGGCCGGGTGGTGGAGACGGACCCGGACCGTGTGGACCGGATCCTTGCGATCCTGTTCGACAATGCCGTCCGGCACGGCCGCTCGCCCGTCGAGATCACGGTGGACGGGACGCGCGTCGTCATCCGTGACCACGGCCCCGGCCTACCGGAGGAGTTGATCGTCGACGGGCCGCGCCGGTTTCGCACCGGCGCCCCGGACCGAGGCACCGGCCGTGGTCTGGGACTGGCCATCGCCACCGGGCATACGGCGCTGCTCGGTGCAAGGCTGCGGCTGGACAACGCCGCAAGCGGTGGCGCCCAGGTGACCCTTGAGTTCCCCGAGCCCGGTGACGACTGA
- a CDS encoding alpha/beta fold hydrolase — translation MVETTTAVPVAGGQLDVRTGGRTGPALVFVHYWGGSADTWNGVLGRLPTGQATVRFDQRGWGTSRVLPGPHHLDQLADDLGMVVAACVTGPYVLVGHSMGGKASQLVAARRPTGLAGLVLVAPAPPQPPATVTEEFRQRLSHAYDSPETVQHALDHVLTATPLPAAVRATAVRDSLAAGPEARHEWPLRGIARDITRAVRNIDVPVTVLAAENDVVEPPQVLRDHLLPHIPHATLTTVPGVGHLLPVEAPDAVARALADFLTPLQR, via the coding sequence ATGGTGGAAACGACAACAGCGGTTCCTGTGGCGGGTGGGCAGCTCGATGTGCGGACAGGGGGGCGTACCGGGCCGGCGCTGGTGTTCGTGCATTACTGGGGCGGCTCCGCGGACACCTGGAACGGGGTGCTTGGCCGGCTGCCGACCGGGCAGGCGACGGTGCGCTTCGACCAGCGCGGCTGGGGCACCTCACGGGTGTTGCCCGGGCCTCATCACCTCGACCAACTCGCCGACGATCTCGGCATGGTGGTCGCCGCCTGCGTGACGGGGCCGTACGTCCTCGTCGGCCACTCGATGGGCGGCAAGGCGAGCCAACTCGTCGCGGCCCGCAGGCCGACCGGACTGGCCGGGCTGGTGCTCGTCGCGCCCGCACCGCCACAGCCGCCCGCCACGGTGACCGAGGAGTTCCGGCAACGGCTGTCCCACGCCTACGACTCCCCCGAGACGGTGCAGCACGCGCTCGACCATGTCCTGACCGCCACGCCGCTGCCTGCGGCAGTGCGCGCCACTGCGGTGCGGGACAGCCTGGCCGCCGGGCCCGAGGCCCGGCACGAGTGGCCCCTGCGCGGGATCGCGCGGGACATCACCCGCGCCGTCCGCAACATCGACGTTCCGGTGACCGTACTGGCCGCCGAGAACGACGTGGTGGAACCGCCGCAGGTCCTGCGCGACCATCTCCTGCCCCACATCCCGCACGCGACTCTGACGACCGTGCCCGGCGTCGGTCACCTACTGCCGGTGGAGGCGCCCGACGCTGTCGCGAGAGCCCTCGCGGACTTCCTGACACCCCTTCAGCGCTGA